From Candidatus Cloacimonadota bacterium:
AAGTCCAGTTTGCCCACCCCCACTCCCAGGAGGCGGATTTTGCGGCCCCTATCCCAGTTTGTCACCAGCAGTTTCTGGGCGTATTCGAAAAGCAGAGCTTTTTCGGAACTCACTTCGGGCAGCGGGCAGCTGCGGGTGACGCACTCAAAGTTATCGTATTTTATCTTGAGGATCAGGTTTCGGGCCTGAATGTTGCGAAAAGCCAGACGGTTAACCAGCCTGTCCACCAAGTCTTTCAGTTCCTCCAGCAGTTCTTCGATAGAGCTTAGATCGGTGTGGAAAGTGTTTTCGCAGCTGATGGATTTGGGGTCGGACTCGGTGATCACGGCGCGGTTGTCGATACCCCGCACCACCTGATAGAAATAGAGTCCCATTTTGCCAAAGACGCGCGTCAGATCGCGCAGTTCCTGGCGGTGCAGGTCCTCTCCGGTGTGGATGCCCATTTTCTTCATCCTGGCAGCGGTGACCCGGCCTACGCCATAGAATTTCCCGATGGGCAGATTGAACAGGATTTCCTGCGCTTTTTCCGGCGTGATCACGCTCAGGCCGTCCGGTTTCTCCAATTCGGAGCCGATCTTGGCCAGGAATTTGTTGAAGGAAACCCCGGCCGAACAAGTGAGTTGGGTGGCGGCCAGAATGTCGGCTTTGATGCGCCGTGCGATCTCCACGGGATCATCCAGCCCCGCTTTGTTTGTGGTAACGTCCAGATATGCTTCATCCAGGGACATCGTTTCCACAAGATCGGTATAGCTGAAAAAGACGGCCCGAATCTGCTCCGAGACCTCTTTATACAGCTTGAAACGGCAGCGCAAAAAGATTCCCTGAGGGCAGAGCTTCCAGGCCTGATGCGAACTCATGCCGCTGTGAACGCCAAATTTGCGCGCTTCGTATGAACAGGTGGAAACCACACCCCGGCCATTGGGGTTGCCGCCAACGATCACACATTTTCCCCTCAGCGAGGGGTCCTCGCGAATCTCAATCGCCGCGAAATAAGCGTCCATGTCGATGTGGATGATCTTGTTCACGCGGCCAGTTTGCTATCAGCACCTGATTGGTCAAGGCTTTATTTCAGGCTTATCTACTGCCATGTCCTGCTGGTCACACCCTTAGCGCTCGTTTCAATCGCACTCCAACGCCTCCCGCCCAATCCTCGCATCAAATGCGGGTATCATGCGGGAGGCGCGACTGAGACACATGAAAGGGCCTTAACGGCCAGAGAGGGTCGAAAGGCTTAAAAAAGAAATGCCGCGCCTCGAAAGGGCGGCATTATCAGGTAATCTAAATATAGGTGTTACATTTGCAGCAGAATCTCCACCCTGCGGCTCTTGCCGAGGGCGGAAGGTTCGGTTTGGGGATCCAGGGTGCGGGTGTTGCCATAGGCTTTCCACGATACGCGTTTTTTGGCGATGCCTTTGCTGATAAGATAGTCTGCCACGGCACGGGCGCGACGCTCAGAGAGGTCCTTGTTCTCGGCCGTGGAACCAGATTCCCAGGCATGCCCGGAAAGTTTGACCTTCAGGCCCTGGTTGGTGAGCAGGCTCATCACCAGCAGGTCCAATTCCGCGGTGGCCCCGCTTCCAAGCTCAGAACTGCCGTTTTCGAAAAGGATGTCAGGCAGGCTGAGACTGGCTTTTTTCTCCAGTTTTTGCAGCTCGATGTCCAGCTTGACCCTGGCCAATGACCTCGGGTCCTGGATGATTTGCTGGTGAACGAGGTATCCGGGGGTGTTTATAACCGCGGTATAGGTATCCGCCAAGGGCAGGGTGCCGAGGAAATTGCCCAGGGAATTGGTGTTGAACACTTCAACTGTCCTCTGCCCATTCGTTTCGCCGCTGATCTGGACCTCGGTCAGCACAGCCTCGCCAAACTGGTCATGCACAGAGCCTTCAACCCGGATAATGATGGGTTCAACGTCTTCCGCCAAGGCTTCTGTGGGTTGAGGTTCGCGTCCCAGGGGAGCAGGCACGAAACCAGGTTTGGGCAGGCCCTGCCTGATGGTTTCCAAGCTCTCGTCGATCCGAGCAAAGATGGTTTCCTCGTCAGCTGGCTTCCTCAGGGCGGGGGCCACATATTCGACATCCACGCTACGGACAGAGCCGTCGGCTTCACGAACGAGATAGCTGGTGGGCCTGGCGAGCGAGAAATTGATCTGGTAGATCTTTTCAAAACCGCTTACCTGGCGGTCGGAGCTTATATAGCCTTCGTTGCTGCCGCGGACATGGTAGAAATAGCGGTCATTGCGGGTGGAATTCACCGGCAGGCCCAGATTTTCTGGCAAAGACCATTCCTGCCAGGTGGTGCCGATCCGGTAAGCCTTGAAGAGGTCATAACCGCCGAAGCCGGGATGGCCGCGGGACGAGAAATACAGTGTTCTTCCGTCCCAATCCAGGAAAGGCGTTTGTTCGTTTTCCGGTGTGTTGATCATCGGCCCCAGGTTTTGAGGTTGGGTCCAGATGCCGCCGATCTTTTCACTTACATAGATATCCGTGCCGCCGTATCCGCCTTCCCGGGAGGAGGCGAAAAAGAGCAGCCGGTCGCGGAAAACCATGGGATGGGTTTCCACCTGCGAGGAGTTAAGTTGGGAGATGTTTTGGGGCTGGAACCATTTATCGGTGCGGGGCACGAAATAGATGTCGCCGTCGCGTTTGTTGGTTTCGTAGTTGCCAAATATCCAGGCGCCCTGTGGATCGGCGGAGAAGCAGCCGAAAGCTTCGTTTTTGTCGGTGGAAAGTTCATCTACCAGCTCCGGCTGGCCAAATCCGGAGCTGAAAATCTCCGAACGCCAGATGTTTTCCTTGCCTTTTTTAGCCGGACGGAGGGAAGTGAAATAGAGGTACTTTCCCTCGGGGTCCAGGATGGCGCCGTAATCTGAATTGCGGCTGTTCACATAATCCGGCAGAGGACGGATGTTCACCTTGCTGAATATCTTTTTCTGGCGCTGCACTATCCGTAGATAATTGTCAACCTGGGATTGATACTGCTTATCTCCGGAATCAAGGTATTTGTCGAACCACCGCATCGCGCTGGCGGTATCCGCAACGGCAATGTGCAGCCTTCCCAGCCAGTAATGGTATTCCGGGACCCTGCCGTCAGCGGAGCGGTCCGCGCTTAGGAATTCACGGATGGCCCGGTTGTATTCGCCACGCTGATAATATTCCAGGCCCTCCTGCGCGTAGCGCGAGCCCGGAGACCTGATCTGGCCGAAAGCCAGGGCTGCCATGCCGACCAGCAGCAGAATGATCGCTGTTTTTTTCATCACCGCTCCCATTTGGTCAGAACCTCAGGATGAGGGACAGAATGTGGTCATTGCCGAAAACCTCGTGGTTATTGTAGCGGAACACATAGTCCAGCTGGAAGTTGCGCAGCTTTATCCCAGTCCCGGCGGAAAGCCGGCCGCGGTTGTAGCCCAGCCGTAATCCGGTTTGCAGGGTGGAAAGCGTTTCCTCCCATGAACTTTGCTCGCTCACGGAGACGACAGACAGCTTTGAATCCGCCTCCGGATCTCTGCCGATCGAGGTCCAATACTCGGCTCCGAAACAGAAGTAGGGGTCTTCGTCCTTTTCCATTTTGGCATCGGCTGCCAGGGTTAAGCCCTTCAGGGGATAAGCCGCCAGGCCGGCCGAAATCTGGTAAGGCATTGTGGCGCCGTCGAATTCGCCATACAGGTCGCGGGCCATCGCCCCGATTTCCAGATACTGGTTGATGTCATACTTCGCGCCGAAGTCCACTCCGTATCCGTAGATCGATTCGCCTTCCAGGGTGCTCAGATAGAACTTGGGGCCAAAGCCAAAACTGAAATCACCAATGCTGTTGGCATAGCTGAGGGTGAAGTTGTTTTCGCTGTCTGAGAAGGTGCCGGTGGGATTTTCGTTTTCATCGTAGCCGTCAATGTCTAGAACGTTGGCGTTCACCCAGGATAGCGCCAGAGCGCCGAATCTGAAGCGGTTTCCGAAGGAAGCGTAGTTGTGGCTGCGGTTGTAGCCCATGTCCAAATTGACCATGGTGCCCAGCTCGAAATCCTTCATCCGCGTTAGCCCGGCCGGGTTCCAGTAGCCAGACACGATATCGTTGGTTACGGTAGATCCGGCTTCGCCCATGGCTATAACGCGGGCTCCGACTCCCATGCGGGAATAGGCCAAAAGTGAATTGTTCATCTCCTGGGCCGCGATGGGCGTAGCCGCAAGCACGAGCAGCACAACGGGCAGGATGTAGTTCATTATCTTTATCGTTTTCATCTTTGCCTCCTTATTTGACCGCGATCTTGATCACGTGTTCAGACCTGTTCACGCCGTCATTAGCTACAACGCGGGCAAAATAGGTTCCCCGGCCGACTTTGGCGCCGGAGATGTTCTTGAGATTCCAGGGAATCCTGATCTGATTTGAGTTCTGGGACGGTTCAGTGATAGTTTGGACCTTCTTTCCGGCAAAATCGTAGATCGAGACGGTGAGGGTCACATTGTTGTTGCGGTTGAGGATAACCACGATTTCGGTCTGGTCGGTTGCTGGATTTGGCCAGGCGTATGAGGCGTCGCTGATATCCAGGTCCTGAGACTGATAGTATTCCACCGTAGATGCGCTAGCCGGGCTTTCAGTCCCGCCATACACAGCGGTCACGTAATATTCGTAGGAAACTTCCATTTCGATGCTGTAGTCATCGTAATAATAGTTTCCATCCACTTGAGTATTCACCAGAGAAGTATTGATTTTAGTGAAGCCTGATTCCGTCAGTTTGCGGCGGTAAACGTTGAAGCCATCCAGGCCTTTGCCAGCATCGGGTAGGTTCCACAGCACCCTGATGTAACCAGCGTAGGTGAATCCGCGCACATCGATCGGCGCCGAGAAGATGGAGTAAGTGGCGCTGGCCACAGGGCTAGGGGTCCAGTCGGCTTTGAATGCCCGGGCCGAGATCACCATGTTCTGCGCGAAGTTGGGCACTATCACAGGCTCGGTGTAGAGGGCTGATTCAGCCGTGGGTTCGCTACCGTCGGTGGTGTAGCGGATCTCGGAATCCTCGGTGGGAGATGAGATCACCACAAAGACCGGCGCACCGAAAGTTCCTCCCGGAGGTGAAAACACCGGCGGGGAAACGGTTCCGGTGATGGTGTAAACCGCTGTTTGGGTTTCGGAGGGAATCCAGCCGTCGGCAAATCCCCTGGCTTTGAGGGTGGAGGTGGCATTTTGCGGCAGGGTGATCGGAGCTGTGTAAGCCGCGGAATTCTCTGTGGGCTCGGTTCCGTCGGTGGTGTAGCGGATGGTGGCATTCGCAGGCAGAGTTGCCGCAGCCAGGGTGACGCTCTGAGCCGACTGGTAGGTTCCGGGCTCCGGACTGAACATCACTTGCGGCAGTTGCACATGTCCAGTTACGCTATAGACTCCCGTCCAGGGTTCGCTGGGGATCCAGCCTTCCTTGAAGGCGCGGATCGTGATCGTGAAATCGATTGAGTTCAGTCCAATGCTTACAGGCTCGTCAAAGACCGGAGAGGATTCTGTCGGGGTGGAACCGTCCGTCGTGAAGCGAATCGTTCCTCCGCTGGGATTGGTTCCTCCCACAGACGTGACGCTGATGGTTTCGGTGAAAACACCCGGCGCGGGACTTAGATAGGGAGGCATCAATTGCATCTGACCGGTGAGGAAGTATTGGGCAGAATATGTTTGGCTGGGAAGCCAGTCATTCTTGTAAGCCTTTACTTTAATGGTTACATTAGCCGGGGCTGTCAGCTCTATCGGTTGCGTGTAAGCCGGGCTTGATTCAGTGGGTTCACTGCCATCCAGGCTATAGCGGAGAGTCGCTCCGGCAGGGTTTGTCTGGGTATTCAGGACAACCGCGATATTCGATGTATAGGTTCCTGCAGCAGGAGTGAACACCGGGTCCGGGATAGTGACAGCACCTGTGATGGTATAATAGCCAACATAGGTCTGGCTGGGGACCCAGTGGACCGCAAACGCCCTGGCACGAATCTCGTAGCTGTTGTTCATTGCCAGTTGAATGGGCTGGGTATAGATTTGGGATGTCTCAGTTGGCTCGCTGCCGTCCAGAGTGTAGCGGATCTGCGCCCCGGTGGGAATAGTTATGTTGTTGATGCTCACGCTTTGTGCCGTCTGATATGTGCCGGGCGAGGGACTGAACACCGGCGTCTGGATGCTCGCCTGGCCCGTGATGGTATAGGTGGCTGTTTGGGTTGCACTGGCGGTCCAGTTTGTCTTGAAGGCTTTCACTTTCAGGGTGGTTGTGCTGTTCAGAGGCAGGTTGATCGGGCCTGTGTAAATACTGGAAGAACTGGTGGGTTCAGTGCCGTCCATGGTGTAGCGGATGGTCGCGTCAGATGGGATCGTGGCAGCAACCGCTATGCTTTGGGCAGTTTGATAAATCCCTTCGGGTGGAGTGAATATTGGGGTTTGGAACACCACCTGTCCGGTGATAACATAGGTCGCGGTCGCTGTTGTGCTTGGCGTCCAGTTGGCCTTGAACGCTTTCACACTAATGGTGGTGGTGCTGTTCAAAGGCAGATTTATCGGCGCAGTGTAGGCAGGCGAGTTCTCTGTGGGCACAGAACCATCCAAAGTGTAGCGGAGCGTTGCCCCGGCAGGGGTTGTGTTCGTGTTCAGGGTGATGCTCTGTGCCGTCTGGTAAGTTCCGGCAGCCGGAGTGAAGACCTGGGCTGGCAATTGCACCTGGCCAGTTACGGTATAGACGGCCGTGTAAACCTGGCTTGGAGCCCAGCCGGTGAGAAAGGCCATTGCTTTCACTGTCGTGGTGGTATTGAGAGGAACAACAATCGGAGTAGTGTAGATTGGCGAAGATGCCGTGGGAGTGCTGCCGTCGGTAGTGTAGCGTACCGTTCCTCCCGCCGGGCTGGTGGTGGTGTTGATCACCACAGACTGGGCAGTTTGATATATTCCAGCCGCGGGTGTGAAAACCGGTTCGGCGATATTCAACGCGCCGGTGATGTTGTAGATAGCTGTGTAAGTTGGGCTGGGTAGCCAGTTGTTGAGATAAGCCTTCACCTTGATCGTGGTCATGGAACCCAGGGCCAGTTGGATGGCTGTGGTGTAGATCTGCGAACTCGACGTGGGTTCAGTTCCATCCAGAGTGTAGCGCAGTGTAGCTCCGGCCGGTGTTGTGATTGTGTTCAGTGTAACAACCTGCGCGGTCTGATAGGTTCCAGCAGGCGGAGTAAAGACCGGTTCGGCAATCGAGACCTGACCGGTGACAGTGAAGACGCCAGTGTGGATCTGGCTGGGTTGCCAGTTCGCGGCGTAAGCACGCACCCTGATTGTCACACTTTGGCCATTGCCCACCTGTATGGGATTGCTGTAAACCGGCGAACTTTCGTTCGGGTCGCTGCCGTCCAGGGTGTAGCGCAGGGTCGCGCCAGCCGGGATGGTGGTGGTGTTGATCACCACAGCCTGCGGCGATGTATACAGCCCAGGGTTGGGAGTGAAGACAGGCAGAGTGATGGTCACGGCACCTGTTGTGGTGTAGTTTCCGGTGTGTATCTCGCTGGGCGTCCAGTTGGCCTTGAAAGCCCTCACTTTCAAGGTTAGCGAGGTTCCCAGGGACAGGTTGATCGGAGCGGTGTACTGAGGGGAAAGTTCTGTGGGATCATTGCCGTCGATGGTATAGCGGATCACCGCGTCGGATGGAACAGTGCCGTTGACCGTGATCTGCTGGGCAGTGGTGTAAACCCCTGGCGCGGGTGAGAACACCGGGGTTTGGAAGGTCGCCTGACCTGTTATCACATAAGTGGCGGTCGCTGGGGCGCTTGGAATCCAGTTGTCACGGAAGCCTTTCACCTTGATGGTTGTGGTGCTGTTCAGACCCAACTGGATCGGAGTGATGTAAGCTGGCGAGAACTGGCTGGGCTCGCTGCCGTCCAGGGTATAGCGCAGAGTGGCGTCCGTTGGCAGCAGAGGCGGATTGATAGTCACGGTCTGGGCTGTTTGATAGGTGCCGGCAGGTGGAGTGAAGAGCGCCGCGGGCAGGGTCACCTGTCCGGTCATCACATAG
This genomic window contains:
- the dinB gene encoding DNA polymerase IV, translating into MNKIIHIDMDAYFAAIEIREDPSLRGKCVIVGGNPNGRGVVSTCSYEARKFGVHSGMSSHQAWKLCPQGIFLRCRFKLYKEVSEQIRAVFFSYTDLVETMSLDEAYLDVTTNKAGLDDPVEIARRIKADILAATQLTCSAGVSFNKFLAKIGSELEKPDGLSVITPEKAQEILFNLPIGKFYGVGRVTAARMKKMGIHTGEDLHRQELRDLTRVFGKMGLYFYQVVRGIDNRAVITESDPKSISCENTFHTDLSSIEELLEELKDLVDRLVNRLAFRNIQARNLILKIKYDNFECVTRSCPLPEVSSEKALLFEYAQKLLVTNWDRGRKIRLLGVGVGKLDLGESDGSEQLELPV
- a CDS encoding OmpA family protein; the protein is MKKTAIILLLVGMAALAFGQIRSPGSRYAQEGLEYYQRGEYNRAIREFLSADRSADGRVPEYHYWLGRLHIAVADTASAMRWFDKYLDSGDKQYQSQVDNYLRIVQRQKKIFSKVNIRPLPDYVNSRNSDYGAILDPEGKYLYFTSLRPAKKGKENIWRSEIFSSGFGQPELVDELSTDKNEAFGCFSADPQGAWIFGNYETNKRDGDIYFVPRTDKWFQPQNISQLNSSQVETHPMVFRDRLLFFASSREGGYGGTDIYVSEKIGGIWTQPQNLGPMINTPENEQTPFLDWDGRTLYFSSRGHPGFGGYDLFKAYRIGTTWQEWSLPENLGLPVNSTRNDRYFYHVRGSNEGYISSDRQVSGFEKIYQINFSLARPTSYLVREADGSVRSVDVEYVAPALRKPADEETIFARIDESLETIRQGLPKPGFVPAPLGREPQPTEALAEDVEPIIIRVEGSVHDQFGEAVLTEVQISGETNGQRTVEVFNTNSLGNFLGTLPLADTYTAVINTPGYLVHQQIIQDPRSLARVKLDIELQKLEKKASLSLPDILFENGSSELGSGATAELDLLVMSLLTNQGLKVKLSGHAWESGSTAENKDLSERRARAVADYLISKGIAKKRVSWKAYGNTRTLDPQTEPSALGKSRRVEILLQM